DNA from Garra rufa chromosome 5, GarRuf1.0, whole genome shotgun sequence:
aggatcacgtgacactgaagactggagtaatgactgttgataaattcagctttgccattacaggaataaattatatgtaaaatatattcaaatcgaaaacagttattttaaagtgcccctattatgccatttccaACATTGTCTTTCATGCAGTGTGTAATCTGCAAAGTGATCTGCAAAGTTGTAAAGCTAAGAGTGCACAATAAATAAAGTTACTGTCTCCCAAAAGAAAGAATTGAttctgaacagcctaaacgagtGGTTAGTAATTCAACATAATTTAACGGCTACACGTCACAAtgtaacacatttgcataattaCCGCATATGTTCTACATGGCTGACAgggtcagaaatgaacttttccattgcCCCctggaattgtttttttttttttttaaggggcatttttttacatttgtaaggGCATTTTTTTATCgtcaccttattattataaaacattttttttacctatttaaccaattactttaatcaatatttcaaacttttatcaagcttttttttaatctaaattatacatgtaaataAACAGGAactcatagggctgcaatattatgactaaaaacattattgtaaattattgctttttatattgtaataaggATTAAATAATAtcgatatagaaaacaatataaaatggttttgtttcgttttgggtacgtggcttcacagacaaacatgtcAGTCCACGACGTTAGCcaagtctagcacaagttatgcaaaaactcctGTTGTAATCACTTTACTAAGTGCCTGTGATTCAACAAATGCTTTTGATTGGTTTTAACTAATTGTTTGAGAATTGTTGGAAAATTAGGtgatattaaatgcatattttgaaaaaacaaaagtttttttttttttttttactttgcatgCATGTAAACCTATTGTTGGAGACTCCTAAAACAATATTAGGGTCCTTAAAAATGGCATAATggataaacttgaaattgtaataatatttcacaatattcctgttTTTACTGTGGCTTTGAGCATGAGaaacttaattcaaaaacaacataaaaatcttaccaaccccaaactttttgaCTGTAGTGTAGgaaaaaaaaggaattaaaaaGGAAAACTGGTAAGGAAGAATGGGAAAATAAAGGAAAaggaaaaatgaaaaagaaaaacaaagaaagagGGAAAAACAGAATTATGGTTAAAACAGTTAAGACACATGAAGACAAATGTAAAAACAGCGAGGAGGGAAGAAAAAAAAGCACTGGAGAGAAAAGGGAAAGGAACAAGAATTGAAACTGCAAGGAAAAAAGGTGGGAGAAAGGATGGGGAACACAtgtagagagaaagaaagaaggatGGGAAGCATAAAGAGGAAAGACATAAAGGATAGAATGCAAAGGTGAGAGGAAGAAGAAAAGATAGTAACACAGAAAGTATGatgtaaaaaaaggaaaaagaagaggaaaaaaagaaaataagtagGAAGGAAAGAAGGTATGCAATTGGGACTGAAAAGGAAAATACATGAAGGGAGAAGGCAAGAAgtgcagaagaagaagaagtgaagcaagaaaaggaaaaggaaaaaaaaaataaaagaaaggaaGGAAAATGGACAGGAGGGAAGGATGGAGTGAAGGGCAGAAAGAATGAAACTTGGactggaaagaaagagaaataaagaaagaaagaagtggAAAAAGAActagaaagagagaaaaagaggtGGAAAGAGAGAACTAGAAATAAAGACCTGGAAAGAGAGAAATAActggaaataaagaaagaaaggaacAGGAGGGCTGgactagaaagaaagaaagaaagaagtggAAAAAGAActagaaagagagaaaaagaagtagagaactgaaaaaaaagaactagaaagaaagaaagaaagaaaaacagagaAAGAATGGAAAAATAGAGAAAGAATTAGAAATAAAAAGaactagaaagaaagaaagaaagaaagaaagaaagaaagaacggaAGGAAAATGGACAGGGGAAGGATGGAGAGAAGGGCAGAAAGAATTAAATTTGGActggaaagaaaagaaagaaggaaataaAGAAATGAAGTGGAAAAAGAACTGGAAAGAGAGAGAAATAACTggaaagagagaaagaaggaaagaactGGAAAGAACTAGAAAGACCAAAGCAATAACTGTAAAAAGAAAGAACtggaaagagaaaaagaaagaactgcaaagtaagaaaaaactggaaagaaagaaagtaagaaataaagaacaagaaagaaagaaaaagaaagtgagAAAGAACTGGAAAGAAAAAAGAACTAGAAAAAAGGAGAAAGATGCAAAGAGAAATTCAGGAAGAACTATGATCATATTTTAATAACCATACTGTAATATATACATACTATTTATATGTAAAGTTCTCATATGCATGCTAGCAGACGTCACCCTCATAGCTGATTGCACTCATTATGCAGGTTCAATGAGCGAGGACCCCATGTTTCCTAAGACTCAGTGGCCGACTCCTGATCTCTGTCCCACATGCCATGAGGAGCAAGAAGGTCTTCATGTCTGGAACGAACAGATGGTGCTTGCCTTCCTCAAACAACACTATGGTGCCTCAAACATCTCCCCAAAATACTCCAGCAACAGCCATCCAGAGCCAGGCCATCCTGCTCCCGACAAACCCAAAGCCATAACCAAACCCAACAGCAACGTTCACCTCAACCACAAGCTAAAACCATCACCTGACAGCGCTCCTAAACACCAGAAGCGAACTGACATCGATGATGCAGGAGAGAAGTACAGGGGTGTCCAGATAGAAGCCAGGCCAGGCATGACGTTCCTAGGTCTAGGATTCTCCAGCGTGGACATGAGTCTCTGCGTGCTGCTCTACGCCCTCTCCTGCGTCTTcctcatgttcatgtttttcttcttCCGCTTTCGCTCAAAGAGATGGAAAGCCAGAAACTACCGGCCTTACGTATAGCGGAGCTGGAAAACTGTGGATAAGGTGAATGTAATATATGAAACCCCTGCCAAGTGTTGAAGGAgacttttaatttatttgattatttttatttgtttccgtttttgttgttgttgatgtttttgtGAAGTGTTTTCTAATGAAGAACTTGTTGAAAGTTTAACTCGTGCATCAGGCCTAGTTGTGCGAACGAGCACCTGTTAGCGAGTATTTCTCAACCCTAAACAAACAGAGATGAGGATTTAACAGGAGAAACTATTTTATGATAGTGAAAGTAACAACCTAGGTCAAAGTATATTTTTATGAATATTCTACATTATTTATAGAGATTTTTATCCAAATAATATATCCTAAGTTTCTCACAGGGTATATATCGCTCTCTATGAAAGTCACTCTGTCCCCATATTTCTGTTTGATGGTCCAAAAAACACTTGGGAGCATGATTTATTCTGTTGCTCAAGGTCGCTAGCAGAGAAGCCAGTGACATGTAACACACTGCCTGTCAATGACCAGATGTGGAAAAACCCTCGGTTTTGTTACTCTTGTGGTACATTGAAacagttattttcttttttagtcTGCATGTGAAGTCACAAAAAGAGCTACAGTGGTGCATTAAGTTAATTTTAAGCTTTGTTTGatttctatagtttttttttaacctaGTCAAAATGCTTCAGAATTGGTTGTATTGGTCTAGTCAGCAGTTATGGATTTAAAATTACTACAATAATCTCTTCCAAAAAACAAAAAGGTGTCAAATTGTCAGATTTTTTTAGTACTCAGTAATACTGAGCACACTTAGTGAGTAACCTTTATTCatattctcagttttttttttctatagatTAGAGACTCTTTTGAActggaatttattttattttatatatatatatttttttttttgtccaagtcactgtaaaaataaatgcattctgTTGTTGAGCTCATAGAAAACACACTATACATGTTGAACCTTAAGGAAAATGATTATTACAGTATTCTCAgagtagtgctgtcaaacgattaatcgcatccaaaatacgTTTTTGTTTAGATAATATGTTTAAATAAACGTTTTTGTTTATAATATTATgtgtataataaatatacacagtacacacacacatagtatgtaaacaaaaacttatttcggatgcaattaatcgcaattaatcgtttgacagtaCTAACTCAAAGGATTCCTGATCGCAGACACTTATTGTTCGAAATTTATATTACTACAGCAGTATTTTGATTCAAAGTTTAGAATTAAAATGTGATGATATTGTAAAACTTTCAATATCATTATAAGCATTAGGTTTGTGGATTGAATTGTACTATGTTCCGCTTGTAATATTTATTTCGTGGAGCAGTGTTAATGTGGACCTGAGGCTAAATATTTctgaagattttttaataaactaCAGCTTCTGTGTTGTGACAGTATATGTGCACATAATGGTGGCCTTCTAAGCTGCTCCAAATGAACGGCTGTAAATTACAttgcatttcattattatttccAGTGCTTTAAGAAGTATATTTTTATGTAAAGACTATTTTGTGGGGGGTGGGGATGGGGGGGGTGTTGTTCTGTATATATGTAATTTGTCCTTTCAGAGGAGTCGTTGCATTTTGTATGAAGAACACTGTACGTTgtctttcaaataaaaatgtataattcccATCATTTTCGAGTTTATAACTACCAACTGTGTATCTATATCCATCAATGATTTGTAATGTATACATGTTTCTTTTTGAGATCATTTTTCTAAAGAGCCGTTCTCAAACGATCATTTGTCAAGAGCACAGTCGGATGTACCGTCCTAAGAACACGGTGTAACTGCAACTTTCAAGTCTAAGCACACTGGGAGGTCATTTAAGTTTTCTATTGCTGTAAGTCTGTGTCTGGCCTCTAGTAGGCAGTATGGAGCATGCCTTTCCCCACCAGCTCAGACTGCAGTCTGTTTTCCCCAGGGACATCATACATGTGCCCATACTAACGCTGTCTATTACTAGAGCTCCAGCTGTCAACTTAACAGATGTCTGCACAGGCACGCTTGTTTCCAAACATGAAAAAACTTGCTATGTTCATCTCTTCAGACTGGAAGAGGACATTTTCCTCAATGATGAATGTGTGGAAACAAAGTTTGAGGGCAGTTTCTTAGTGTGTCACGTTTTGCGTTTTTCCCCTCTGCTTGACACAGTTTCACAGCTTTTTAAAGAGTCCAGACAGACAGCCGCAATCAAGTTTTGCAGTCTTCGCAGGGCGTGCGTCTGCTACACTTTATcgatttattataattttttgctGTTAATATTAGACAGAAGACTGGAACACGTCAGTTTGTCTCTAATAGCGCTGACTCACGCCGTAGCCCGTCGGCGTCTCAGCATTAAAAGCCAGCGAATCAGAGACAGAAGCATAGCGCCTTCTTCCCCACTTTGCTGAGACGCTGCTTTACTGCCCCACTGCTCTGTACTCAACTCTTACTTGCACACTACAGTCTTTCAGCCATCTGCCTTAAAATGGTTCTCGGTTTGATGTACTGATCTGACATTCAGGGCAGCTTTGAGGCTGAGTCTCTTTTCTTTCTCTTATCGGTTGAGTATCTGTCTGATGCCGTGTTGGCACATCTGATTGGGTATGCAGACTCTGTACTGAGCATGCCAGCCTGTGACAGGGACTGCAATGCAGAGCTGCTCTCCTGGCACACACCATTTGTCTGCCCTTAATGTAAATAATCCTGAGCACGGAGCCGATCATGGCAGAGACGGCTTCTGATGGATTACGTGTCTGGACGGATTCGGGTTGGTGCATGCGGGGCGCACGCTCCCGTTCTTGTCTATTCTTCGTGTGTTGACGCTCAAATAAAAGTGAGccattgctctctctctctctctctttctgtcttgcCTGTCTTTTGTCTCCATCGCACATGAACACGTTTACTCTCTGCAGGGCAGTTATCCGCATCaggctctctctctttctctgtctctctctctctctctcgctcgatctctctctctcactctgtgTCCTTAAATGACTTTCCTTCAGTCTCACTCCCTCCCCCTCTCTCCCTAGTCTCTGTGTCTGTGCCTATAGCCTCTCTCCCCCTTTCTGTGACATACAGTAGATGGTGCATCGATTGCACACAGACGCTTGCTTTCCCTCTCGCTGGCTCAGTCCTGTACGGGGAGGAAGCGGACGGATTGAGACGTATCTCTCTGCTTCTCAAGCTACCTTTCCTCATGCTGAGCTGCTGTGAGGAGCCTGCCtgcattctctctctctcatctcGGAAGATTCTGCTATAGAGGTCAGGTAGTGGCGGGGTGGAGAGGGAGGGTGGGCGGGTGGGATTGTGGGTCACTTTTCAGCTTCTTTTGAATACTCCAGGCAAGCTTATGCTGAGTTGCCAAACATGCAGACTCTAGTAATGTTGGGGTGAAGAGAGCTGTTTACCAAGGGAGTTGCTGTGCAGCATTTCTGTCGCATTTTTCTGCTGTGTCTGCACCAGATAAACATTGTGTGACTTTTGAATCTAGTCATTTTCTGTTTGTTACCTCATTAAGCTGGTCCACCTTCATTTTGACTTTCTGCTGTCTTAGATGTCTGGTGAGAACATCCTGTCTTCTCCAGAGATCTGAAACGGGCATTATGTCTCAGCTCCTGCACATGGAGATTCCAAACTTCGGCAGCACTGTTCTGGACAGCCTGAACGAACAGCGGCTGCTGGGCCAGCACTGCGATGTGGCCATCATGGTCAACGGACAGGCCTTCAAGGCCCACCGTGCCGTTTTGGCGGCCAGCAGCCTCTACTTCCGTGATCTGTTCAGCGGTAGTGCCCAGACGCTCTTTGAGCTGCCCTCGTCCGTGGCCCCGTCCTGCTTCCAGCAGATCCTATCCTTCTGCTACACGGGCCGGATGACGGTGAGTGCCAGCGATCAGCTGATGGTCATGTACACCGCAGGCTACCTTCAGATCCAGAACATCGTAGAGCGAGGAATGGACCTCATGTTCAAGGCCAGCGCTCCATACTGTGACTCGCAGACATCTGCCACAGACGATCCCCCGAGCCCAAACAACAACAACTCCTCCCTGTTGCTAGGCGACCAGCCCACAACTGTCTGCAAGATCAAGGAAGAGAAGCTGGAGACCCCGGTGTGTGCTCAGAACGGGGAGCTGAAGCACTCCGAGGAGGACAGGGGACCAAGGGTCAGATCTTTGAGGAATGGCACTCTTTTCTACACAAGTGGAGGCGTGAACGGGGTCATTCCTGTGATGCACGCTTACGAGCACTCGACCCGAGATCACGCCAGTCCCGGTGCCTCCAGCCTCCCGACCACAGACAGCCCAACTTCACACCAAAACGAGGAGGAGGACTTCGAAGACGACTCGTACGAGAGCCTGACCAACGGGAAGATCTtcgggggctcgtccgggatctaTAGCAGTAAATGTCTTTTAGTGGACTTCTCATTTGCTCCGTTGCAGCTCGAAACACTACGGATTTATCCCTGTGAGTGTGATCTGTTGTCTCTCTTCCCAGTGCAAGAGAAGATGGAGGTGTCCTCCCTGCCTCTGTCCTTGGAGAACCGTTTCTGTGTGCTGTTAGGAGGAGACAGAGAGGCTCTGCCTGCCGGACTCATCAGCCAGATCGGCTACCGTTGCCACCCCGCTCTCTACACAGAGGGCGACCCTGGAGAGAGGCTGGAGCTGATTGCAGGTGAGGCCTGAATAATAGCAGCCTGTCTGAAACTCCATGTCCATCTGAATTATTTATCAGTTCAGACTGAGTCATTTGAGTCACTGATTCAGAGCTAAGGTCTCCTTGTTTCTCTGTTGTTGGTGCTGGGGAAGGATCTGGTGTCTTCATGACTCGTGGGCAGCTGATGAACTGTCACCTCTGCGCCGGGGTCAAACACAAAGTCTTGCTGAGGCGCCTTCTTGCTGCTTTTTTTGACAGGTCTAAAACCTTACAGATGTGTGTATGCGTATCTGTACAATGTCTCCGTTCTGCAGTAAAAATAGCCAAGCAGAGATGGAATCAATGTCCTCACATTCAAATGTTTCAGTATATTGTGTTTGATAACTATAAGGAGCGCATGGTGTTTTGAAAAAATATTGTGTGTGTGCCCTCCAGTGGTTGACTATGGTATTTTGACTGCAGGAACACACTGGCTGACAGCTGTGGGACTGGAATACGTTCCTCCAACTGTGATCCCAATCGCAAACCACTGGACAGTCGTATACTCAACACAGTGAAACGTGAGTGACCCTTTTAATGTATATTTCTGGTTTTGGTGTGCATGATTCATAGGTTTAAAAGTCTTGtcaaaatctttcatcaaaaCTTTCCTTGCCTCCAGTGTCCCCTTTTCGTGATACAATATGTTACAGTGTGGAAGTGAAATAATTTAAATGTCAACTTGAAGCATTAATATTCCCTTTTTCTCCCTCTTTTATCATTAGTCTACTGTCAGAACTTTGCCCCAAACTTCAAAGAAAGTGAGATGAATGTGATCGCTGCAGACATGTGCACCAACGCCCGGAGAGTTCGCAAGCGCTGGCTCCCTAAGATCAAGTCCATGCTTCCAGAGGCGATCGAGGTGTACAGGGGGACTGCGGTCCTGAGCCAGGTGGAAGGAGCTACCCAGCCAGGCGGTGGCTTTCCCTTTGAGTCAGAGTTCAAACACCTGGCAGCATCAAATCTGACTCTGGAGCAGCATCTCTATGGAGACTGCAGAGAGACACTGAGGAATGGCTCTCACTTCAATATGGAAGAGAGGTCCCAAAAAGGTGAAGAAGCCAAGACTGAGCCAGGCCGAGCCAAAGAGCCAGACACCCCGCAGGAAGTTGAAAGGCTTCCGGAGAGCCCCGAGAGAGCGGCCAGTGTGCTCGCCCTCAACCCTGCCAGCAAGAAAGGGGAGAAAGAGCGTGCAACCAGCAGCCCCAGATCACAGAGAGAGGAACAGAACAGACAGAGACCACCAAAAGACGATGAGTGACTTCCTCCACTTCATACTATTAAAAAACTGGTCTGCAGCTTCTCACACCAAAAAGGATCACTATCAGTAAAGGCGAATCTCTCATGCCACTGAACATTACATTAAAGCTGCATGATCATGGGAACTGGACATATAACATTTTTTCCAGGACAGACTGAAAAACGTCTTTATTAAATACAGTTGTGATTACAAGTTTACCTACCCcatgcagaatctacaaaatccTTGTTTTAAAAATAAGGGATCATAATTGTTCCATTTTAGTTTATTCCTCACCTTATGAAGCTATTTGAGAGGTATTTACAGTtattccacaagacaaaaaaaatttaatttatacaacCGATCCttctcaaaagtttacacacccttgGAATTTAATATCATACCTTGCCTCCtcaagcatcagtgaatgtttgtaGGACTTCTGTGATAGTTGTGCATGAGTTTCtgttttgtcctgagcagttaagcTGTTTTTGACGAAGCCTCCAGGTCCCAAAAGTTATTTGGTTTCCCAGCATGCTCTGCACATTTGAGTTCTTCCCTACAGTAGCTATATAATATCCAGTTTTCCTGCTctggacaattgagggactcgtGCAAAACTTGTTTTGATGCTTGAGGCAACTTataatattaagaatcaaaggtATGTAAACGTCTGATTaggatttttttgtaatttatttattttttcttgtgaaatACACACAAATATCTGTTATGCAGCTTcttcagggcagtactaaattgctaaaaaaacaaaacaattttatgATCTAATTTTTAAACAACACTACATGTCTTACTGATTCCCCAAGGGGTATGCAAACATCTGAGCACGACCGTCTAAGAAATTGTAAGGATCTTTAATGAAGCCATTTAAATGAAGCATACGTAAATACCGGCACATATACAAGCCCAGTACATTAAGGCAAACTGCAGTGCGTTTTTTATGAAAGCATGTGATGCATAAGCTCTGGCATTTCTGACTAAATACTCTTGCCAATTACAGAAACAAATGGATCATGGACTTTTGCATGGCAAAAACAAGTGAAGGACAAAGGCTCTCCTTAATATAACATGACTTACATGCTTCAGAAATCAACTATACTGCTTTGACTCTAGCAGGGACAGTGGGGTTGCTATGTACAAAGCTGACTGTGGGACTGCTGAGTTCAGTACAGTAAGGGAAGCTGAACAGAGAACAACAGTTCTCTAGAGAGCAGCCTGGACTCTCAGTTTTCCCTCTCAAGCTTTTTAATCTTACTCTTGTTCTCAAGCTGCTGTATAGTAAATGCTTGCCTGTTTTTTTGCATATCAGCTGGTCTGGACATTTGAAACGTGATTGTATGATTGTTTTTGGAAGCGAAATAAAGGAAAGGATTATTTTGAGGGATAATTAGGTTATGCCTATTATTGTTTGTTAAAAAGGACTTACAATGTAATTGATTTAGCGTGGATGAAACATGAAAACATCAGCATAGTTTTACTTGAATGCATCAAATACAGGTCTAGATGAACAGAGATAGATACAGAATTCATTATTGTTAATAGGATTATAATTTTCTTATCTAACATCTCATTTGCCTACCTGTATTACTCAAATATCTTAAACTAAATTTTGTTCAAGTCATACAGATTTTCTTCCTTAAATACATGGATCAATCTCTGCATCTGTTCCTCTAACAGGCAGTTTTGTCTCCTTTACCCTGCAAAAGAATAACATTGTTCATTTTCCAGATATCATTGACTATGTTCTTTGAATTATTAAACTACTAAGATGGAACATATTCCACAGCTGCCCAAAAAATAACCTGTGATTGGGGCGAGGTAAACAGCATATTGTGGTACGTGTGATGATTTTGTGATGATCTTTCGATAGCACATCCTGATCTTTTTCCAGATGCCTCCAGATGTTGCAGAAATCACGAACAGCACAACATCTCTCGCAGTTTTTCAGTTGCTCGTTCTCTAGCCGAAAGAGATTCCAAATAAAACGTCTGGTCGAACAAAAAGAAACATTTAAGGAGATGAATACATCAAATAATAAATATTCCGCTAAATAGTCAAAAAAGCAATGTTTACTTAGAAACTGCTagcaaatttcacaaataattacaatgaAAACGCAactaacacattgaattaaatgcaACGCTTTGaaatagaaagactgaaataatattttttttgtcaaatacaGTCTAATAATCTTTTTTACAGTTTATAAACGGATTGCTTAAAGCACAATGTAATCCTGAAAATTTCTCCTATGAGTCAGCAGCTactctaaaatttaaattacagCAAAATGTAATTTGCGCTGATCATCCTGGATTACAAGTTTCCATACTGCTGTCTTGCTGCTTAGAGCGTGTGACTGAAATCTAACCTGAGGACTTCCAGTTGTGCCAGCAGGGCACTTGCTGTGGCAGCTGCAGCTGAATCCTTCATCTGAGCCAGGAGGATATTTATAGCCCAGGAGACCCGCAACAGCACATCCGCTAGCATGGCTGCATAGTAGTATGACTGAAAGAGCACATCTCTCAATATTAAAGAATATTGAAGCGCTGATATAGCCTCTGACAGAGATTTAATGCCAACTTTTCAGGCTGAAACTTCACAAGATGTCAATGTAAAATGCTTGTCACTGTCACTGTCACTGTCAAAACAAGACTAAATCACAAACATCAAATTGTGACTTTGGAGCTGTGATTTGTCATGTATGGTCAATTTGACTAAATAATACCTATGCTGGATCTTAAATGTTGACAGCGCAAAGGGTTTAGTACACTGGTATCTCAAAGCTTTTCTAACCTAGATTGAGATTTAATATCACATTTTTGTACAATGTGATAGACATTTATGGGAATgtgaaaaggaaaagttcacccaaaatgtgTAAAATGTCAATTTTATTAACCATCATAACTCAAACCATAAACCTTTATTTCTTATAAAATGATATCCTGGTCACTTTTAATACAGTGAAAGTCTATAAGGATTGGGGATGTCAGCAGGGTTGCCAGATTTGTGTAACAAATCCTAACTATTAACCAATTAAAAATAGCTCAATGACCAATTAAACTAGCCTAAATA
Protein-coding regions in this window:
- the nacc2l gene encoding nucleus accumbens-associated protein 2, with translation MSQLLHMEIPNFGSTVLDSLNEQRLLGQHCDVAIMVNGQAFKAHRAVLAASSLYFRDLFSGSAQTLFELPSSVAPSCFQQILSFCYTGRMTVSASDQLMVMYTAGYLQIQNIVERGMDLMFKASAPYCDSQTSATDDPPSPNNNNSSLLLGDQPTTVCKIKEEKLETPVCAQNGELKHSEEDRGPRVRSLRNGTLFYTSGGVNGVIPVMHAYEHSTRDHASPGASSLPTTDSPTSHQNEEEDFEDDSYESLTNGKIFGGSSGIYSMQEKMEVSSLPLSLENRFCVLLGGDREALPAGLISQIGYRCHPALYTEGDPGERLELIAGSGVFMTRGQLMNCHLCAGVKHKVLLRRLLAAFFDRNTLADSCGTGIRSSNCDPNRKPLDSRILNTVKLYCQNFAPNFKESEMNVIAADMCTNARRVRKRWLPKIKSMLPEAIEVYRGTAVLSQVEGATQPGGGFPFESEFKHLAASNLTLEQHLYGDCRETLRNGSHFNMEERSQKGEEAKTEPGRAKEPDTPQEVERLPESPERAASVLALNPASKKGEKERATSSPRSQREEQNRQRPPKDDE